The DNA window AaacaaaaaatagactaaaatatttttctaaatgtcaaaatagattaaaatctACCAAAACGAACTCTTAAAGAGATTTACTACTGAAATTTTCTAAATTATAATTACAAACAAAATTATCACAATATTATAACctaaactattttattaatacataaaaaaaataaaaaaataaaaaaaaaaaagagagagaatcttatatattgacaGCATGCAAGACCTATGTATATGGTAACTAATTTAAACTTtcctaaaacaaacaaaaaaacattaattaatattactataatagtataatatattatatacccaatttaattttcttatgtcACTAATTTTAGATATCACACTTAGATTTGATCAAAGAGTTCAAAAACCAATCACACACtccaaaacttacacataatgacattactattattatttgatattacatcataatatataatcatttttaaatcccacatatatatatagatttgatattactataattattattagtttctcattttttttgttttgtaagtaataaataaataataaatgccCACGTGGCTTCCAAAAACCAACACGCCCACATGGCATGACCCAAACCAAACCCACTTGTTTTAACCCTAAACGAGTCCACTCAGTCcatttcaaatcaaaaataTTTCAACGCGGCTATTTTTAACTCACCAAAACCccactatatatataaacccCTTTTATTCACACAAAtcagaaaccaaaaaaaaaaaatcagatcaCATTAAAACGCAGTCGTTTtaagacaaaaacaaaaaacactTTCCCTTACCCTAATTTTCCCATTCATTTTCTTTCTCgccaaacaaacaaaaaaaatgactGAAGAAAGCCAGTCATGGCCATTAGCTCCGAATCGAATCCACCACCGTAGCGACGAAGAGAATCCGGCATTCAAAGCCATAAGAAAAGAACGAAGCAACAAATGTTTCATCTACGTCTTCGCAACAATCGTATTCCTCGGTTTAATCTTACTAATTTTCTCCCTAATCGTTCTCCGACCTAAATCTCCCGACGTTAAAATCAGATCCGTTACCGTTAAAACTCTCCACTACACAACCTCGCCGTTTCCGTCAGTTAACGCTACTCTGGTGGCGGAGATTTCGATTGAGAATCCTAACTTCGGACCTTACAGCTTCGACGGAAGCTCAGCCAGGATCCTTTACGGCGGTCAGAAAATCGGCGAGCGGCGGTTCGGGAAAGGCCGTACGAAAACAAGAGAAAGGACGAGGGTGAGATTAACGATGGATATTCGATCGAGTAGGCTTCCGGAAGGTGCGAATAATCTGAACAGTGATTTGAACAATGGAGTTTTGAAGATCAGTAGCTATGCAAAAATCACTGGTAAAGTTGAGTTGATTAAGATTATTAATAACAGAAAGACGAGTGAGATGAAGTGTGATATGAATCTGGTTTTGAaaacaaagagaatcaaagatTTAAgatgttaattatgattaagaTTACGATTAAGATTAAGATTATcagttttttttgtatattttaattttgggttATTATGTTAATACGagtttgtttttattattattattattattattattattaatatttgtttCATTGATTCATTgtcgttattattattattattatttgtttgagAGTGTACATAAGGAAaccattaatatatatttttgtattattttatttggatttgtTTTTCATACCAATTAAAATTAACAGCTCGGCTTAATAAAGAGTTGCTGTACTTTTTTGacactgtatttttttttttttttgaatgtttTTGACACTGTATTAATGCAAGAATAAATAGGATTTTTGATCCTCAAACTTAGTTTGATTCTTGAGAGTTCTATAAATTTAGgctatgttatttttttataacattaacgtagttaatttataaatttataaggatttttttacttaaatattttaaagtatttttttttttttttttttgcatttataaCAAACAGAAGCAAGCAACCAATATATAAATTACAATTTCAATCACATACTAACTCACACAAATTCACATAGGAGcaattcaaaacataaaaataaaacaaaatagtaTATAAAGTGATttcctaaatttaaataatttacataaaaaattagacatataaataaaaaattatctatAGTCCACTGTCCAGtaactaaattatatttttttaaaaaaaataaaagaatatattaaaaaacatatatttataataattttatagtgTTAGAAAAAAACTTCTTTagaatttttataataaaaggaaaaaaataaatagtgcCATAACCATccaaatttttatatttgtaaataCCATggattttatcaatttttttagagTATAACTatttgtaaaattgtaattttctttctgtttagtcaatataaaaaattagaattaactaatattacatgaaagttaAGACAGACTAATTTAAgaacattaaatatttataccactaaaaaaattgttaaatttatactatttataaactcaaaatttttgaGGCTtctatttcttaaaaaaaatcaaaatataaaattctaTGAAAATTATAgttcgaagaaaaaaaaaatcatataataatTATCCAGCTCTTCGATTTGTGATCCAGCTCTTTGGTTTGtagaaaatttaattatttcaatTAACAGCTTGCAAATGGaaaataattaagttatatagaTTAAGTACACCTAATTGTCCTAGGTATATGAAAAAAAGTATGATGTGTTTGAATTTTGAAAGTGAGTACTTTTGTTTACACATTTCTTTTtggcttttttattttattatttttgttctgAAATCTGAGCCGGTGGAttaatttagtaattttaaattaaaatactaTTTCTTTTGTTGCTAATGATGATGATAAGAGTCACTACTATTAATTAAGTTGAATGTTGGTCATGGATggtcataaatattaaatagaataataaacaattaatattatattaattaatatgtgtATTTCTTCGGTTAATAAATcatattttctgttattttctTCCTATGTATGACATTTGGTATCTTTTCTAGGAAAAAAACAGAAATTTGCTTTCAGGCCTTGTTCTTATTGTTGGTCATTTTGGAATTATTGGGCCTAGTTCAAGAGGTCGGCGTagcccaaaattttgaaaaggCCCAAATTCTAATGAACAGAACCTTACCTTTGCATCCAAATTAGGCATAAGTTGTTATCGACTAAATCTAAGAAAATTTAAGttcatatactttttttttttacctttatTATGAAATTCTATAAatgaaaattacaaaaatactaataagaaaacaatattaaaataatatataaataataaaaaattaactacaAAATAGTAAGAGTGCAacataaaagaaattaaaaaattgtattttctgtaaataaaatcttaaaaactgtaaaaatatgttaaaaaaaattattataactatatttttattgtttttgtatatttatgaaataaccCCTTAAATCTACTTGTCTTCTTATACTAAGAACaccaataaaaaaaacttaaaaggcTCAATTGATACAATAAATCAagtctaattttattttatattttttttaaaggttACAATGATGAAATACAATTGGTTTGTGTTGTGTCACTTTTTTTTTCACCTTTTAATCTTTTTGTATTTGTTAACGTTTGTATCAACGGTAAGTAACTATTATAACGAATATGGTTTTGGTTACTTTAATTGTTTAGCCTAatgattattatatatttacaaGAGTTACACACCTTTTTTCTTTATTGAACATAAAATAGTTGATTACCAATGGTTAGTATAATTGTTTAAACTACTAGAACAGCAATACATAATTTAATGATGATGTTTATACccaattaattattgtattggaAATTCCTAACTAAAATAAACTATTAGTGTTCTATAATCAAATATTCAATCCATCTAAGAATTATgtccatcttttttttttaacttttttttttaccaagtAAAGAAAggctttaaaaaaataaaataaaaagaagctTTTTTGAATTAAAGCTCAGCTAACACAAAGGGGGCAATGCCAACTTGTACAAAGAAAAAGCACACGTCTTCTTTAGCTCTCATGCAATATATTGAGCCATATCTATTGAGTTTTAAATTATACCattaattttaaagtaatttgcggcataacttCTTTTAAGTAGCAATATTTTTGCAACTAACATCTAATTCTAAAACTTTTGTAGTAAAACCTCCTAAACCCAAGTTTTGTTAGCACTTAGCCCTTTCCATCCATTTTTGGGTGTTAAGTGTCAGGTTCGAATGTCTACGTGTACACAgtatacacgtggcacaatttaatTACTCCacgtaataaatatttaaaattaaaatatattattaaaattctatttttttttattttacattttacaTTACATCATACattaatttctttaaaataaatcactaaaatctatttttttttaaaaaaaaaattattgtatttattcattttaaatatataatattaatatacaaaaataagataaatgctaaaaggcactactggtgcctagcaccctcttCCGTGTCATACcgctattagtgtaattaagtatcaaatctcatataacttaagaaaatagtttttaagGAATATCGCTAACCAGCCGTAAGACGTCACCTATAAAAAGTATTATGCACTACTGGTGTGCAATAGCATTGCtccgaaaataattattaaaacctgaaacaattaataaaatatgtttagaaCAAtgaatagtattatataaatgtagagcgtgaataataaatttttaaataaaactttaaaatagagCATTTGTTGGCGTATGTTTATAGGCGTATGTTTAATTAgattctttaaatttttaaattttcattttaaaaaaattattgtgaaTACTCTTAAATTTATCGCTATACCTATGAGTTAAAACCCACTTAAATTATTGGCGTAAGTCTTGTCTTTGTGACATGGTGCGATTGTTTTATGGTCTGAGTTTGATTCTTGGTTATTGGTTTGAGATTGTTCTGATTTTTGCCATTGTTTTCTAGTTTGAGAGTCTAAGTTTTCTGGTTTGAGTGACTAAGTTTTCTAAGTTGAGATGTTTTATGGTTATCTGGTTTGAGATGGTTGAAGGCAGGTTTTGGTGGGGTTGTGTGGCTCGCGACTGCCATGGTAATATCGTGGAGGCTTTCAATCGGGGTCATGTAGGGAGGGTTTAACCTGAAGTTGCTGAGATGGTTGGCATCAAAGAAGCATTAAGTTGGATTGATCGTTACAATTGGGGACAAGTCTCTATGTCATTTTCTTTTGGTCTTTTAGGGCATGATGTTCGTGTGTTGCTTTTATCTTTCGACAATGTTGAATTGCGTTTTATCAAACGATTGGCAAACAAGTTGGCTCACTGTTTAGCCAGAGATTCTTGTTTCTCTCCTGGTCGTGTGCTTCAGTGGGAGGATTGTTCCTCTGAAGCACGTTCTATTTGTTTTTAAcgatttgattaattaataaagatacCGATTTgagtcaattaaaaaaaaaacccacttaaaatagttttaaatttcattacaaatatagggatatgattttgtcccgttattgtactttcacggattgtaatccgtgatgtacggcagccgtcagatgagAGAGTTATTTAATCTGACGGTTGAGATTGAtttaggggtaattagggttaaaaagtagaaatgtaccctgacactcatttaatgtaccttgagactcatctaatgtaccacagaatacattccgtgaaagtacatcacgggacaaaatcatatccctacaaatatataaataaataaagttttacaaaatttattatattacaataaaacccaaaatctttttttttttaagcaatGAATAACTTCATTGAAAATAAAGCCCAAAATCTTTGACCCTACTATAATGGGAAAACATGTTATACCAGCTGgtcatataaattttaataataattaatattagagAAGGTTCTGTGTAGTCTATCTATTTCAAGCACAAAAATTATTAGGTTGAAATTCTCTCCACATATCCGACAATATAAAAAGTTTGATAATCTTGTCCTTCTTTTTCATTAAGTTTTTACTTATTATAACAATAgtaacaaattatttttttttaggaacAATGACTGTTAGAAATTTTATTACATAAAttgaataaattaaaataaattacaatttaattataaaataatagaagaacaatataaaagattatttaaatatatattacaacaaTATTAATACACTacaaacatacatatataaaaaatgtaaGAGATGAATATATTATATAACACGTATGAGAAGAATATAATCATTTACTCACAATGTTGATTATAGATTAATGAAAATTACTATTACTTCAATTAGGTATTATTACCTTCTTccaaaagtttatttttttcaatctttaaccactaaaagaattttttaagaaataaatttGAGAATTATGAATCTTGCATAAGTACTTGTTGATAGAAAATTAAGTCACACAAATAAACATATTAgacttttttatataatatttaggtgatcatataaaataaattatagttttacaaaattaaatacttataggtaaatactattttggaccctgtattttctaaaatagtataaataagactctgagcttaatttttgacaattttttttttaatataatcaacttgaaaataattcctaatacgaatagatacagaaaatgtaaacaatttaGTCATAATACTTTTAGAgcagattataattaaattttattttgacaaaaaatcaatttaaggtcttatttgtacaattttagaaaatacagggtccattttgtcatttaacaaaacagagaatctaattaataatttctgcAAAATACAGagttcaaaatagtatttactcaaTACTTATATtggtaacaaaaaaaatattgagtttATGACACTatttatcttaataataataataataataataataataataatagtcatTCATGAAAATTAAGCAAACGCGTTTGTGtcaataataaaattttcatacaCAGTAGACTCAGACTACAGACTTACCCATATTCCAAATCTTTCTCTTTCACATTTTCTCGAACACTTTGCTATCAAACAACAGCCAAAACCCAAAAATCACTTCACATTATAAttcatttatataaatatatataaatattacttACCAAAAACCACTTCACATTTCTCCAATATTCTCATCAATGGCGGAAAAAGACCAAGTCAGACCCTTAGCTTCAATATCTCCAAATCGATTTCCCACCGAAGAAcaacaacatcatcatcatcatcatcatcacaacCTTCATCGCAAAAAATCCTACGCCAAGTGCTGCGGCTGCATAACAGCCATAATTCTCTTAATCGCCGTAACTTTCTTGATCCTCGCTTTCACCGTATTCGACGTCAAAGGTCCGATCATCAAGATGATCTCCGTCACCGGCGATCCACGTCAGCTGGCGAATTTAGCTGCCGTAGTAGCCGGATCGTCGAATCTGACGTTAATCGCCGATATGTCGGTGAAAAACCCTAACGTTGCGTCGTTTAGGTTTGGGAATACGACAACGGCCGTCTATTACGGCGGCGCTGAGGTCGGGGAGGGGAGGAATCCTGGGGGAATCGCTAGGGCTAGACGGACGATGAGGATGAATCTGACGGTGGATGTTTCTCCGGCGAAACTTGTGGCGGCGCCGGGGTTTTTGGCGGAGTATGGAGAGAAATCGTTGACGATGAAAAGCTTTACTAAAATCGATGGGAGAGTTAAGATTTTGAATATGGTTAAGAAAAAAGTTGTGGTTAGATTGAATTGTACTGTAACGTACAACCTCTCAAGCAATGTGATTCAACGACAGAGTTGTATACGACGTGTTAATCTTTAAAACGACAACGTTTTAATTCCACTTCACTACTAAGTTGTAATTGTAAAAAATAGGGTAAATATACTGTTTTAGATTCTATGTTTTACCAAAATTATGGATCGGattatctgttttgttaaatgataaaatagactttatatcttcaaaaataataaagttaGGACCCCGagattaatttttgataattttttttctaagtataattaatttgaagACAATTCTTAATACGAACCGatacaaaaaatttaaataattttttcatatcAATTTTTGATCGGATTTATTTgggtcatttatttatttgtctAAAACAATGTGTGCATTATTATTTCATTTGGGTCTAAAAAAATATGTGCatcatattaaatatgtaaaaatttaaaatgggACATGtgtgtttgaatttttttaacaatttaggaataagtatttttttagaAGAAAACTCCCAAAATTCCACCTAAAGAGCAATAGttcttaaaaaagaaaaagagagatatCATTAAATTTCACGAGATCATTGTATTGTTTTcataatttacaaaaagatCTCTAGCTTAAATAAAgtgctaaaaaaaataaacttaaatgaTGTAATACAAAACACTAATAATTAATGggaaaattttcataaatatatgatcctttttcaaaaaaaaaagaagatattTTATAGGGAATTTGAATTAAAAAAGGGAAAAGCTATATGGTTAACTTAAGAAGGTAACTGGTTACACGCTAAGGAGTAATTGGTTACTTTAaactatttttctaactttcttTTGAATTATTctgacaaaataatttgttgaaaggaaaaaaaaaatcatatttttttactCACATTGTATTCAAACTCATGAAATATGTAATTTTCAAGTAATTAATCTATGTTGGAGTTTTTTCAACATTTATAATTGATCACTACAAAAATGGCAAAATGTTGGCCATAACTTTGGGAGATGACTAAGATTTGCCACCAAATTTAAATATGAGATTTTTAAATGGGTATTTTTATTTATGACAAAGAAAGCACCATAAaggggcaaaaaaaaaaatatattaaggtGGCTTAATTTCAGTTAATAGTGTATTAAAAAGGTCTCACAAAGAGAGGCTAATATGGAATTGGATAGTCCAAAAGAGAATAAACTTTTTAGGTTTCTAATTATATGATTATCACCAGAAATTATGGGATATTTGTTGGTGATAAATATTGACTACTTTAATTGAGATTTGAAATGGATATGATTATATATTCATTATCACACTCTAAAGGAGTTCAGTAATTTGGTACTGTAATTTCTAACAATATCCAAAAGTAAATTATTCtagaaataattacataagacaccattttttgtaaaataattttatttttacgtttaaaaaatattttttttatatatttttatggttttctaaaaaataatacgaaaacaacataaaatcaacaagaaaactacatcaaaataataacaaaaaaataacatacagataacaaaaaatcaataacaaattaacaagattgcaacataaaaagaccgtattttctgtaaataaaatcaaaaaaatcgtaaaaatgtttaaaattctgcgaaactatatttttgtaatttttttgttgtttttatatttttgtgaaataatcccattATTCTAATATGTAAAacatctttttttctttttgttttttaaggAGAAAATTCTTGCCACAAAAGATGGTTCCCTAATATAGTGAAACTCACACTCAAACAATAAGAACAAATTTCTTTACAAGTATAAATTTCATGAAGCCTAGCTTTGATCTTGTGGGATCCCAATATAAAAATGTGatagttttataaaatataacataaaatggtatttttcaaaatttggagACCTGTGCTCATAGAATAATtgatatttttgaaagaaagcAAAAAAATAGGTCTGACTTAGGGACTGACCTACTACTTAAAACTGGTCTCTATTTTAGGTTGTTTTCCATTGAATTGCTCCTAAAATATTCAATCTAATCAATCTGCACGATTCAATTTGATCTAATTCACAAAATGTGAATATCTGCACTTGTATAAATTAGATTGGActggaaaataaaaaatatacacttGTGTAGATTAAATGTAAGCGCTAACCCTATGAGAAATCCTGAAGACTGTAGTCGGAGTGAACATGATAGTCATTCGGGAATTCCCTTCCGGACTCAACTAGCATTCCACAAGACTCGGGATGAACAAGTTAGTTGTCTAGGAACAATATCCAGGAGACACCTAACTTTCCAAGAACAATTTTTAGATACCTTTTCATTTGGAGGAACTATATCACATATCCAAAATAAGAAATCTCCACTTAATACAAATCGGGTGTACTATGAGTAAAAAGTGTATGTTGGATTGGACGAGACCCCTAATTTTTCAATCAATAAACAAAAGTTATAGTTTTTGCTGGGTCTCCCTTTACTTATTATTGAACTTACTTGTTTTGTAATGGTATCTATATTTACTAAGAGATTCTTGACATTTCATAAGTTAGTATTAGGCTGTTTTTCCTTTCTTTAAAGAATTTGGCAAATTTGTTATCCAACTTTTTTGAGTCTCTGtaatttgtgtttatttattaataaattaaagtgaaggtaataaaatagaatgtaatagaaagtaaataatttttattttatttttttgtttggttcattttaaagtattgaatTGTGATTCTAATGGAATgacttttctattattttagtagaatgataattttattttaaaataaaaaaaaaatcatttcaatgcaagatgaaaaaaatttaataatttttttcttaatttttaatttactttaaatttaattttattctatttatattCCTTTTCTCATTCatcacattaaatttttatgtttttattcattTCTAACTGAACCCACTTAATTGTACATTGTTAAAACATAACATTCTCAAACAACACGTGTAAGTATCCTACATTATCATTTTGTTTTGAAATGGAACTATTTGGACTTGTAAAGTGGGCTCTCTCTCAATAATAGGTGCGGCCCAGGCCCATATTCAACATATATGCTCTCTATATGGCTGGAGAATTTTActtccacttttatttttttggatatactatatattgattatttataataaagtaATTACTTGCTGCaactaataataaataaataaataatcataatgtGCACATGAGTTCATTGAATCTAATTCTAACtttatattacataattgagaTTAGAGAACTTACCAAACAATATTATGAGTgtttacaaattattttatgccttaaaaatatatattattaatatcattttacaattttatttgtTTCAGTATCAATAAGTTAATTAACATTTGAcaaatctttaaaaaaaaaattatcaaatattgaATTACTAAACTAGGcttatttaataactttttaaaaatactagatACTTATTCTATTAAATTATGaatattaaaaactaatttGACTAAAATAATGTTGAATAATGGTgtttttatattaaattgtcaaatacaaaatactattttggttatattaaaagataaatgagaaaataataaaacactATATAGGAAATCAATGATCTTATTATTCTATTGTATTCAACAatcaacattaaaaaaaattataaattaaaaaaataaaacattcattattttaatgcactATTATTTCTTTTCATTGAAAAATGTTCAACATACAACTATGACATTAttgtataaattaaaaacacacacatatatatatataccataacTGCACAACTAACTTAGAAATAATATTTTGGAAAGAAAAAATGGAATTAATTTATAGTTTTTCAAtaaacaaagaagaaaaagaaaaaggaatagtaaaaatatgacaaaacagaaaaaagaaaaactaaattttcaattaaaatctATTCTTGTAATTGCTAGCCTATTTTCATTGGGCTTTCTTTAACAAAACCCAATGACCCGTGACtaaattttcttctcttttgagagacaactttaatttagtttttctttttctttgttatatattcttctttttttacACTTATAATAATGGGATTAAGGAGGaaacacaaaagaaaaaaacagcATCACTTTAGAAAAGTACAATGCAATCTACCCTCttaatgcatatatataataattccaTTAAAGTAATAGTAGACactaataatatttatacacatataaaaaTCTATCAATTGCCTTAACTCAAGTATTGTTATTAAGtatattaaaatgatatttataaataattaataatttttcataataattaataaaaatatgtaaaatttaatatttaattttaccaataattaataatataacaaCTTATAGTAGTGTTAAAGTACTACTAATTAATATccataatcttaactttaataaTTGGTCAAATTGCTTCTAGGTCTAATCTACACAATACACACACTTTTCAAACAAaaagaaaacttaattatttagtttaatGGTAATACATAGTTACATTCTACAtaattactataaaaaaaaattacttttagtaCAAAAATtttatgactaaaagtaaaaaaaattgtgactaattataaattatcatttcgatattataattaaaatatttgtactTAAATGTATTAGtcataaaaatcacaatttgttgtgattaaatatatttttagtcacaatatttgttgtgactaaaactaaattagtgataatttgtatctaaatattatattttagtaacAACTAACATTTTATTAtaactaaaaatcacatttaatacctaaaaatttatattgtaactaaaagattctcactaaatatatatttttttagtatatacaGTGTAAATGTATACAcaattgatataaatatataaacatacattataatttacaatatatatatatatatatatatatatatatatatatgacacaTAAGTGTTTAGCAAAATCTTTCTCTTTGGCTTTCGTTTTTCAACATGTTGAAATTTTGCATTAGCTTGGGATTAATTCCTTT is part of the Cannabis sativa cultivar Pink pepper isolate KNU-18-1 chromosome 5, ASM2916894v1, whole genome shotgun sequence genome and encodes:
- the LOC115716164 gene encoding uncharacterized protein LOC115716164, encoding MAEKDQVRPLASISPNRFPTEEQQHHHHHHHHNLHRKKSYAKCCGCITAIILLIAVTFLILAFTVFDVKGPIIKMISVTGDPRQLANLAAVVAGSSNLTLIADMSVKNPNVASFRFGNTTTAVYYGGAEVGEGRNPGGIARARRTMRMNLTVDVSPAKLVAAPGFLAEYGEKSLTMKSFTKIDGRVKILNMVKKKVVVRLNCTVTYNLSSNVIQRQSCIRRVNL
- the LOC115716158 gene encoding late embryogenesis abundant protein At1g64065, producing MTEESQSWPLAPNRIHHRSDEENPAFKAIRKERSNKCFIYVFATIVFLGLILLIFSLIVLRPKSPDVKIRSVTVKTLHYTTSPFPSVNATLVAEISIENPNFGPYSFDGSSARILYGGQKIGERRFGKGRTKTRERTRVRLTMDIRSSRLPEGANNLNSDLNNGVLKISSYAKITGKVELIKIINNRKTSEMKCDMNLVLKTKRIKDLRC